From Armatimonadota bacterium, a single genomic window includes:
- a CDS encoding trypsin-like peptidase domain-containing protein: MKTALLAITLLSIANAQTTIDEAELQMKLDQAATRLGKSNACPSADELERGLSFSQCKVSAPSKATRETTLAELYNQRLNSVLWIGTTEPCDDCPMWHFSGVASAFVVGDNGECATCHHVFEDMKRGAFLLAAASDGKVYPIKEVLAASRKDDIAIFKIDAVGLKPVPLALNIAAGENIAALTHPHGRPFFLSSGIVSRRAIMEDRRSKREMLQVTSPFAIGSSGGLIMDMKGNAVGMAASTISVYAEPQRRREPQMTYYNCVPAEAILKLMGR, encoded by the coding sequence ATGAAGACTGCTCTGCTCGCCATAACCCTTTTAAGCATCGCAAACGCTCAGACGACGATCGACGAAGCCGAACTTCAAATGAAACTCGACCAGGCAGCCACGCGGCTTGGAAAGTCGAACGCATGCCCCAGCGCGGACGAACTGGAAAGAGGCTTGAGCTTCTCTCAGTGCAAGGTGTCGGCGCCGTCCAAGGCAACGCGAGAAACCACCTTGGCAGAGCTTTACAACCAGCGACTCAACAGCGTCCTCTGGATCGGCACGACAGAACCGTGCGACGACTGCCCAATGTGGCACTTCTCGGGCGTGGCGTCTGCCTTTGTCGTCGGCGATAACGGTGAGTGCGCAACCTGCCATCACGTATTTGAAGACATGAAGAGAGGCGCATTCCTGTTGGCGGCCGCCTCGGACGGTAAGGTCTACCCGATCAAAGAGGTGCTCGCCGCCAGCCGCAAAGACGACATCGCCATATTCAAGATCGACGCCGTCGGCTTAAAGCCGGTGCCCCTAGCTTTAAATATCGCTGCCGGAGAAAACATCGCCGCGCTGACCCATCCGCACGGACGGCCCTTTTTTCTCTCATCCGGCATCGTCTCTCGTCGTGCGATTATGGAGGACAGACGCTCCAAGCGAGAAATGCTGCAGGTAACCTCGCCCTTTGCCATTGGATCTAGCGGCGGTCTGATAATGGACATGAAAGGAAACGCCGTCGGCATGGCGGCCTCCACAATTTCCGTCTATGCCGAGCCACAACGCCGCAGAGAACCCCAGATGACCTACTACAACTGCGTGCCCGCAGAGGCGATCCTCAAGTTGATGGGGAGGTAG